From one Caldithrix abyssi DSM 13497 genomic stretch:
- a CDS encoding CHASE2 domain-containing protein, whose translation MKIQKPEPKKSIIFLLFFLSLSGAYLLSHTSVFQTLELKFLDLKFQLRGALPIENSSVIILAIDDQSDLSTPHRWPWPRSYFAHVIENLEKAGAAVIGVDVIFDQPDVSNPQSDDSLAHVLKRYPNVVLAGKLQHRRGRISTIEVLPPYHKFTEANNNWGLVSLEADVDGFYRRYPLVARVQDSLLPSFAAKIIQLYLQTETEIKDLDSEVWIGDIAVPKYDSRNMLINYYGPPFHYPYVSFDNVLDDQEVDLVEEYDVDAFDDPGDSTLGIPPGLLYSGELKDKIVLIGSTMPELHDNFPTPFLQEAFSGAEKARVEMPGVEIHANAIQSILDRNFIDVANPWFMFVLNICLALLILISVQKKATLLNLFLFFLLSVAYGLISILFFTKGHLLIPITTPVLVILFSFISQISYQYILSQQEKRMLRGVFSHYVPEKLIQEIIAHPEKLALGGEEREVTVLFSDIAGFTTLSEHMKPAELVTQLNEYLTAMTNVILRHDGIIDKFEGDAIMAEFGVPVHFEGHQKAACLAALEMQQELKKLNRKWQQAHKPLFEVRIGINTGIVIVGNMGSEKVFDYTVIGDHVNLGARLEGANKAYKTKIMVSNFTYEAVKEDFIFRPLDLIRVKGKTKPVQVYELIGSRQTPYTDQFMEMLDLFNQGLVAYRLQQWDLAREFFEQCLRLVPNDGPSQLYVERCQFFALNPPEPDWDGVWDFKVK comes from the coding sequence GAGCATAATATTTCTTTTATTTTTTCTGTCGCTGTCTGGCGCTTATCTATTGAGCCATACCAGCGTGTTTCAGACCCTTGAGTTAAAATTTCTGGATTTAAAATTTCAATTGCGAGGAGCGCTGCCGATTGAAAATTCATCGGTGATCATTCTTGCCATAGATGATCAATCGGATCTTTCCACGCCCCATCGCTGGCCCTGGCCCCGCTCTTATTTTGCCCATGTTATTGAGAATCTTGAAAAAGCCGGTGCGGCCGTCATTGGCGTTGATGTTATTTTTGATCAACCGGATGTGTCAAATCCTCAAAGCGATGATTCGCTGGCTCATGTATTAAAGCGATATCCCAACGTGGTATTGGCGGGGAAGCTTCAACATCGCCGCGGCCGAATTTCCACCATCGAAGTGTTGCCTCCCTACCACAAGTTTACCGAAGCCAACAATAACTGGGGGCTGGTGTCGCTGGAAGCTGATGTTGACGGTTTTTACCGCCGCTATCCATTGGTGGCTCGCGTTCAGGATTCGCTATTACCCTCCTTTGCTGCAAAGATCATTCAACTGTATTTGCAAACAGAGACAGAAATTAAGGACCTGGATTCCGAAGTATGGATTGGCGACATTGCTGTGCCAAAATACGATTCCAGAAACATGTTGATCAATTATTACGGGCCGCCGTTTCATTATCCTTATGTGTCGTTCGATAATGTTCTGGATGATCAGGAGGTCGATCTGGTCGAAGAATATGATGTGGATGCCTTTGACGACCCTGGCGATTCCACGCTCGGCATCCCGCCCGGGCTGCTCTATTCCGGCGAGTTGAAAGATAAAATTGTCTTAATTGGCTCTACCATGCCGGAGCTACATGATAACTTCCCCACACCCTTTCTACAGGAGGCCTTTTCCGGCGCAGAGAAGGCGCGCGTTGAAATGCCCGGGGTCGAAATCCACGCCAATGCCATTCAATCTATTTTAGACCGCAACTTTATTGATGTCGCCAATCCCTGGTTCATGTTCGTGCTGAATATTTGTCTTGCTTTGCTTATTTTAATCTCTGTGCAAAAGAAAGCCACATTACTAAATTTATTTTTGTTTTTTTTGCTATCTGTGGCTTATGGTCTGATCTCCATTCTCTTTTTTACCAAAGGACATCTATTAATTCCCATAACCACACCCGTGCTGGTGATTTTATTTAGCTTCATCAGTCAAATTTCCTATCAATACATCCTTTCGCAGCAGGAAAAACGGATGTTGCGGGGCGTTTTTTCGCACTACGTTCCTGAAAAATTAATTCAGGAAATTATCGCCCATCCGGAAAAATTAGCTCTGGGCGGCGAAGAGCGTGAGGTTACGGTGCTGTTTTCCGACATTGCGGGCTTTACCACACTGTCAGAACACATGAAACCGGCTGAGCTGGTTACCCAGTTGAATGAATACCTTACGGCCATGACCAATGTCATCTTACGGCATGATGGAATCATCGACAAATTTGAAGGCGATGCCATCATGGCTGAATTTGGCGTTCCTGTCCATTTTGAAGGGCATCAAAAAGCAGCCTGCCTGGCCGCATTGGAAATGCAACAGGAGCTAAAAAAGCTGAATCGTAAATGGCAGCAGGCCCATAAGCCGCTGTTTGAAGTGCGTATTGGCATCAATACCGGCATAGTGATTGTGGGCAACATGGGCTCGGAAAAGGTGTTCGATTACACGGTGATTGGCGACCACGTTAACCTGGGCGCGCGCTTAGAAGGAGCAAACAAAGCGTACAAAACCAAAATTATGGTGAGTAATTTTACCTATGAAGCCGTGAAAGAAGATTTTATCTTTCGCCCATTGGATTTGATCCGCGTCAAAGGCAAAACCAAACCGGTGCAGGTGTACGAGCTTATCGGCTCACGCCAGACGCCATACACCGATCAATTCATGGAAATGCTCGATCTTTTTAATCAGGGACTGGTCGCCTACCGCCTGCAGCAGTGGGACCTGGCCAGAGAGTTTTTTGAACAATGCTTACGACTGGTGCCAAACGACGGTCCCAGTCAGCTTTACGTGGAGCGCTGTCAGTTTTTTGCTCTAAATCCGCCCGAACCCGATTGGGACGGCGTGTGGGACTTTAAAGTAAAGTAA
- a CDS encoding phage holin family protein, which produces MLRNMLIRLFINAAALWFTDVLFSGIHFESTGALVGAAIVFGILNTFIKPILLIFTLPLNLLTLGLFTLIINAIILELTDFFVDSFYVSGFGVAILAALVISIVSVILQSILGED; this is translated from the coding sequence ATGCTTAGAAACATGTTAATCCGGCTTTTTATCAACGCTGCCGCCCTGTGGTTTACGGATGTTTTATTTAGTGGAATTCATTTTGAGAGCACCGGCGCTCTGGTGGGGGCGGCCATTGTTTTTGGTATTTTAAACACCTTTATCAAGCCCATTTTGCTTATCTTTACCCTGCCCCTGAATTTACTGACCTTGGGACTTTTTACCTTAATAATTAATGCGATCATTCTGGAGTTAACGGACTTTTTTGTGGATAGCTTTTATGTTTCGGGGTTTGGCGTGGCCATCTTAGCCGCGCTGGTAATCAGTATTGTGAGCGTGATTTTGCAGTCTATTTTAGGCGAAGATTAA
- a CDS encoding ATP-dependent DNA helicase: MAIRIENNDIYLAVRDLVHYPPDQPLISSFPLPQRGVLGQKAHRRVQESKQKHFGLFHREFTVNRAYAYRDFTFHIQGRIDGVYQLSDRMEIEEIKSVILRPAEFKRLQIERYPHFSEQLLFYAYLLQDSFDGLEVQTFLILVNLINNQQRSFPIVYNRMQVERMLQVRFEEIVQRILDERQKLAERQALIRKIQFDLPEERPQQQMMMDEVRQALESGAHLMASAPTGTGKTAAALYPAIRHAYLNNKKIFFITSKTTQQRIAVETVLPLIAQGLPLKAMVITASEKMCLNDVFFCHPSFCPYIKDYNQRLLSSNLLPNLLANDFIDPAAISSAAAGAQLCPFEVSMDLLAHVDLIIGDYNYVFDPAAQLRRLFMSKDFSDWILIIDEAHNLYERGMNYLSPQIERRKLAELIAFTAQQRARVYRDLTSGLKEFKSMLDQLQREGELNYEHQQYFLTQLDLKQLDEAFKQFEAAFIRYLIYKIRAKKLIVDDPLEAIFYQLRRFVRVAHIEDRAFVAFFNAMNDGVLHIQCCDPSHYLGEIIDRFHGVIAMSATLDPMEFYRNLLGFSAVRTRFLQLDSPFPLENRKLIIVPGISTRYKDRLRNAPKIAEIIRNTISVKPGNYLVFFPSFEFLQLVNVFLNQIPGEKIIQKPGMKAKERDETLDKLRAGQAPHLLMAVMGGIFSEGVDFSGNMAIGVIVIGPALPQVSFERELLRQYYEETYHMGEEYAYIYPGMNKVIQAVGRLIRSATDKGVVLLIGDRFADERFNLLLPDYWFRKEDDVEITSDYLKALKNFWQKMDRAD, from the coding sequence ATGGCCATTCGTATTGAAAACAACGATATTTACCTGGCGGTTCGCGATCTGGTGCATTACCCGCCAGATCAACCTCTAATTTCTTCTTTCCCGCTGCCCCAGCGCGGCGTTTTAGGGCAAAAGGCGCACAGACGCGTGCAGGAATCCAAACAAAAACATTTCGGATTGTTCCACCGTGAATTTACGGTAAATCGCGCATACGCCTACCGCGACTTCACCTTTCACATTCAGGGGCGAATCGACGGCGTTTACCAGTTGTCCGACCGTATGGAAATCGAAGAGATTAAGTCGGTCATCCTGCGGCCGGCAGAATTTAAACGGTTGCAGATCGAGCGCTACCCGCATTTCAGCGAACAGCTGCTGTTTTACGCCTACCTGCTGCAAGATTCCTTTGATGGGCTGGAAGTTCAAACTTTTTTAATCCTGGTTAATTTGATCAACAATCAACAGCGCTCGTTCCCCATTGTTTACAATCGAATGCAGGTAGAGCGCATGCTGCAGGTGCGTTTTGAAGAAATTGTACAGCGCATCCTGGATGAACGCCAGAAGCTGGCCGAACGTCAGGCTTTAATCCGCAAAATTCAATTCGATCTGCCGGAAGAACGTCCTCAGCAACAAATGATGATGGACGAAGTTCGGCAGGCGCTGGAGTCGGGCGCGCATTTAATGGCTTCCGCGCCCACGGGCACGGGAAAAACCGCCGCGGCGCTCTATCCGGCCATTCGCCACGCCTATTTGAACAATAAAAAGATCTTTTTTATCACCTCCAAAACAACGCAGCAGCGCATCGCCGTTGAAACTGTTCTGCCGCTTATTGCCCAGGGCCTGCCTTTAAAGGCCATGGTCATTACCGCTTCCGAAAAGATGTGCTTAAACGATGTTTTTTTCTGCCATCCGTCTTTTTGTCCTTACATTAAAGATTACAATCAGCGGCTTCTTTCCAGCAATCTTTTGCCCAATTTGCTGGCCAACGATTTTATTGATCCGGCAGCGATCTCTTCGGCGGCGGCCGGGGCGCAACTCTGCCCGTTTGAAGTCAGCATGGATTTACTGGCGCATGTGGATTTGATCATCGGCGATTACAATTACGTTTTCGATCCGGCGGCTCAGTTGCGTAGGTTGTTCATGAGCAAAGATTTTTCGGACTGGATTTTGATCATCGACGAAGCGCACAACCTGTACGAGCGGGGCATGAACTACCTTTCTCCGCAGATTGAACGCCGCAAACTGGCCGAATTGATCGCCTTTACCGCTCAACAGCGCGCCAGAGTTTACCGGGATTTAACCAGCGGGCTGAAAGAATTCAAATCCATGCTCGATCAACTGCAGCGCGAGGGCGAGCTGAATTACGAGCATCAGCAGTATTTTTTAACCCAGCTCGATCTTAAGCAATTAGACGAAGCTTTTAAACAATTTGAAGCGGCTTTCATCCGCTATTTGATCTACAAAATCCGCGCAAAAAAACTGATTGTGGACGACCCCCTGGAAGCGATTTTCTATCAACTGCGCCGTTTCGTACGGGTGGCTCATATCGAAGACCGCGCTTTTGTCGCCTTTTTCAACGCCATGAACGACGGCGTTCTGCACATCCAGTGCTGCGATCCTTCCCACTACCTGGGCGAGATCATCGACCGCTTTCATGGCGTGATCGCCATGTCGGCCACCCTGGATCCCATGGAATTCTACCGAAACCTGCTGGGTTTTTCCGCGGTGCGCACACGCTTTCTGCAGCTCGATTCTCCCTTTCCTCTGGAAAACCGTAAGCTGATTATTGTACCGGGCATCTCCACACGCTATAAAGACCGCCTGCGCAACGCGCCTAAAATCGCTGAGATCATCCGCAATACCATCTCCGTTAAACCGGGCAACTATCTGGTTTTTTTCCCCAGCTTTGAATTTTTACAACTGGTTAATGTGTTTTTGAATCAGATACCGGGCGAAAAAATCATCCAGAAACCGGGCATGAAGGCAAAAGAACGCGATGAGACGCTGGATAAGTTACGAGCCGGCCAAGCGCCCCATCTGCTTATGGCCGTGATGGGCGGCATTTTTAGCGAAGGCGTAGATTTTAGCGGCAACATGGCCATTGGCGTGATTGTAATCGGCCCGGCCCTCCCCCAGGTGAGCTTTGAACGCGAGCTCCTGCGTCAATATTACGAAGAAACCTACCACATGGGCGAAGAATACGCTTACATTTATCCGGGCATGAATAAGGTTATTCAGGCCGTGGGACGCCTGATTCGCTCTGCGACGGACAAAGGCGTTGTGCTGCTCATTGGCGATCGCTTTGCCGACGAGCGTTTTAATCTGCTGCTGCCCGATTATTGGTTCCGCAAAGAAGACGATGTGGAAATTACCAGCGACTACCTGAAGGCCCTTAAAAATTTCTGGCAAAAAATGGATCGCGCCGATTAA
- a CDS encoding nitrate reductase molybdenum cofactor assembly chaperone produces the protein MKYSQFNRSVLANAFNFYARTLTYPYDELTHELQHIFREMEKNIENAFDNTITARILDIINHYQGEEMKALQAEYTRLFTPRKEIPPVISLQLQDWTPMHDLSELEELLFDIGVSQYSGEHPDFVTHVLEYFASALDYEEEPSILNFYEKFLKEPIPKLCATIYQKTTLTFYKEIAKGLHDLIHLMAEAQEAPDIDSIDLE, from the coding sequence ATGAAATACAGTCAATTTAACCGCAGTGTGCTGGCCAATGCCTTTAATTTTTACGCCAGAACTCTGACCTATCCCTATGACGAGCTGACGCACGAGTTGCAGCACATTTTCAGAGAGATGGAAAAAAACATCGAAAACGCCTTTGACAACACCATCACGGCGCGCATTTTAGACATCATCAACCACTATCAGGGCGAAGAGATGAAAGCTCTGCAGGCCGAGTACACGCGCCTGTTTACCCCGCGCAAGGAAATTCCGCCGGTCATCTCTTTACAACTGCAAGATTGGACGCCCATGCACGATCTTTCGGAATTAGAAGAGCTTCTGTTTGATATCGGCGTTTCCCAGTACAGCGGCGAGCATCCCGACTTTGTGACCCATGTTCTGGAATATTTTGCTTCGGCGCTGGATTACGAAGAAGAGCCATCAATCTTAAATTTTTATGAAAAGTTTTTAAAAGAACCGATTCCCAAATTGTGCGCGACCATTTACCAGAAAACCACGCTCACTTTTTACAAGGAAATTGCCAAAGGTCTGCATGACTTAATTCACCTGATGGCAGAGGCGCAGGAAGCGCCGGATATTGATTCAATCGATTTAGAATAA
- a CDS encoding prolyl oligopeptidase family serine peptidase, which translates to MKRTLFLILFFFAFALAQKAPFSIEALYKIKNVSQLQISPDGKQIVFVATSYNLHKGASNSELYLMNMDGSKLRRLTFNPASDFSPRWSPDGQQILFVSTRKNGAQAWVISASGGEARRLTDFPMGVQDVKWRSADQIIFVSEVFPECGADPECNEEIEQSMKNGPLQAHMADALLYRHWTSYKDGKRNHLILFDLKSKKYTDITPGDYDYPPLWGGFDVSPDGRFVCVEAKLVPDPASSTNNDLILIDLESGQKENLTQDNPAYDGKPVFSPDGRWIAFQTQKIPGFESDLKRLAVYDLKNKTVKILSESLNNWTDSYRWSADSRYIYFRVHEKGRYPIYRVEVKNGKIAKIADLKTITSYDIDPQNKWLVASRNSITEPSELARIKIKRAAKNKKAQRLTFFNKAIEDSVDIRPAMELWISSPTGRKIHTFVITPHNFDPSQKYPLILNVHGGPQYQWADAFRGDWQVYPGAGYVVAFPNPHGSTGYGQEFTSAISQDWEGKVYQDIMAVTDSLARLSFVDSARMGAMGWSWGGYMMMWLEGHTTRFKALAAMMGVYNLPAMYGATEELWFPEWDLGGTPWDNPQYYRKASPHNYVKNFKTPCLVITGEKDYRVPYTQSLEFFTGLQKMGVPSRLIVFKNDGHWPNYVKSMPFYYNAHLDWFHKFLGGEPAPYDMVKMLRNQAFKDEDKE; encoded by the coding sequence ATGAAGCGAACGTTATTTTTAATTCTTTTCTTTTTTGCCTTTGCTCTGGCCCAAAAAGCGCCTTTTAGCATTGAGGCTCTTTACAAAATCAAAAACGTGTCTCAACTGCAGATTTCACCAGACGGCAAACAGATCGTTTTTGTGGCGACCTCCTACAATCTGCACAAAGGCGCTTCCAATTCCGAACTGTACCTGATGAACATGGACGGCAGCAAATTAAGACGCCTGACCTTCAATCCTGCTTCCGATTTTTCTCCACGCTGGTCGCCGGACGGTCAGCAAATCCTTTTTGTCTCCACGCGCAAAAACGGCGCGCAGGCCTGGGTTATTTCCGCTTCCGGCGGCGAGGCCCGACGTCTGACCGATTTTCCCATGGGCGTTCAGGATGTAAAATGGCGCAGCGCCGACCAAATTATCTTTGTCAGCGAGGTATTCCCGGAATGCGGCGCCGATCCAGAATGCAATGAAGAAATCGAACAAAGCATGAAAAACGGCCCGCTGCAGGCGCACATGGCCGACGCCCTGCTCTACCGGCACTGGACATCTTACAAAGACGGCAAACGAAACCATCTGATCCTTTTCGACTTGAAGTCTAAAAAATATACCGATATCACGCCCGGCGATTACGACTACCCGCCCTTGTGGGGCGGATTCGACGTTTCACCCGACGGCCGCTTTGTTTGTGTGGAAGCAAAGCTGGTTCCCGATCCGGCCAGCTCCACCAATAATGATTTAATTTTGATCGATCTTGAATCCGGGCAAAAAGAAAATCTAACTCAAGACAATCCGGCCTACGACGGCAAGCCTGTTTTTTCTCCTGATGGCCGCTGGATTGCCTTTCAAACGCAAAAAATCCCCGGTTTTGAGTCCGATTTAAAACGCCTGGCCGTTTACGACTTAAAGAACAAAACCGTTAAAATCTTAAGCGAGTCATTAAACAACTGGACAGACTCTTACCGCTGGTCGGCCGATTCAAGGTACATTTACTTTCGCGTTCACGAAAAAGGCCGCTACCCCATTTATCGCGTTGAAGTAAAAAACGGCAAAATCGCAAAAATAGCCGATCTTAAAACCATTACGAGCTACGACATCGATCCGCAAAACAAGTGGCTTGTTGCCAGCCGGAATAGCATTACCGAGCCTTCGGAACTGGCGCGTATTAAAATCAAAAGGGCGGCGAAAAACAAAAAAGCACAGCGCCTGACCTTTTTTAACAAGGCCATCGAAGATTCCGTCGATATTCGGCCGGCCATGGAGCTGTGGATATCCTCGCCCACCGGCCGTAAAATCCATACTTTTGTCATTACGCCGCATAACTTTGATCCTTCCCAAAAATATCCGTTAATTTTAAACGTGCACGGCGGCCCGCAGTACCAGTGGGCCGATGCCTTCCGCGGCGACTGGCAGGTTTACCCCGGCGCGGGCTATGTGGTGGCCTTTCCCAACCCCCATGGTTCAACCGGCTACGGCCAGGAGTTCACCAGCGCCATTTCGCAGGACTGGGAGGGTAAGGTCTATCAGGACATCATGGCCGTAACCGATTCTCTGGCCCGTCTGTCTTTTGTCGATTCCGCCAGAATGGGCGCCATGGGCTGGTCGTGGGGCGGCTACATGATGATGTGGCTGGAGGGCCACACCACGCGTTTTAAAGCGTTGGCCGCCATGATGGGCGTTTACAATCTGCCGGCCATGTACGGCGCTACCGAGGAGCTGTGGTTCCCCGAATGGGATCTGGGCGGAACGCCATGGGATAATCCACAATACTACCGCAAAGCTTCGCCCCATAATTACGTTAAAAACTTTAAAACGCCCTGTCTGGTCATTACCGGAGAAAAGGACTACCGCGTGCCTTACACACAAAGCCTTGAATTTTTTACCGGATTGCAGAAAATGGGCGTGCCTTCGCGTCTGATTGTTTTTAAAAACGACGGCCACTGGCCCAATTACGTTAAATCGATGCCTTTTTACTACAACGCGCATCTGGACTGGTTTCATAAATTTCTGGGCGGGGAACCCGCGCCTTACGATATGGTTAAAATGTTACGCAATCAGGCCTTTAAGGATGAAGACAAGGAATAA
- a CDS encoding M16 family metallopeptidase has product MKKYFLFWAIISLLVMSSCAHLKQDYAAEKSEQQNAFSLNTPLPFDTTIIKGQLPNGLTYLIKQNAKPEKRLFLRLVVKIGSVVEEDNEQGIAHFCEHMAFNGTKHFKKQELIDFLESIGMRFGADLNAYTSFDQTVYMLEVPTDSLPLIRQAFQIVEDWAHNVLYDPQEIDRERGVVIEEWRRGRGAYQRVRDQFLPVLFKESRYAKRLPIGKKEILETFPHEVPLNFYKKWYRPELMAVIVVGDFDPQTLKDLTLEHFSNLQNPPNAPERVYYPVPPQNRTIFSLAKDPELPVAQIEIDYKRDPDTARVVADYRKSLMESMISQMLSKRLQEYTSRPNPPFNYAYSSMMRLVQTKEIFTIACAARSEDILSGYKTLLIESRRALEHGFTPSELERQKKSILSYLKKAFNERDKQNSKKLIEEYTRHVLYMESVPGIEKEFEIVKQILPGISLAEINQLTGELLQNPDRVIAVMGPDKEGVYFPTEDTLKTILAAVDTMKIAPYVDQKIAKQLVDKQITPGSVVKEINHSDIGVIEWRLSNGARILLKPTDFKNDEILMNGFSFGGYSLAPDSIYDSARFSSAIASASGLGKFNRIQLRKFLAGKVVRLNAGISKDTEEFNGSSSVKDFESLLQMVYLNFVSPRFDSTAFQSLIARQKSWLKNKELDPEAVYNDSLIVWLTQRHPRYLPVNEQTLSRIRLKPAADFYRQRFDNPGDFTFIFVGSFKPETIRPLLETYIGGIPGHEEREKWGSQDYTPPDQVVEKRLYKGVDPKSVNTIIFSGPFNWSFENVRKGLFMADILEIKLRERIREAESGTYSISVRGKFYHIPRQRYELLIRFSCDPKRVEELTADVFQQIDSLLQFGPQEKDLQKVREMYLKDYEEGLKQNGFWRSRLHYSLFHQIPFDHVLRMDDIYRSITLQDVHQMAKELLNKKRYLRAVLLPEKLN; this is encoded by the coding sequence ATGAAAAAATATTTTCTATTCTGGGCAATCATCTCTTTATTGGTGATGTCCAGCTGCGCGCATCTAAAGCAAGACTATGCGGCAGAAAAGTCAGAACAACAAAACGCATTTTCCTTAAACACGCCTCTGCCTTTTGACACCACCATTATTAAAGGACAGTTGCCGAACGGTTTGACGTATTTAATCAAACAAAACGCCAAGCCCGAAAAACGGTTGTTTTTGCGTCTGGTTGTTAAAATCGGTTCGGTGGTGGAAGAAGATAATGAGCAGGGCATTGCTCATTTTTGCGAGCACATGGCCTTTAACGGCACAAAGCATTTCAAAAAACAGGAGTTGATCGATTTTCTGGAGTCTATTGGCATGCGTTTTGGCGCGGACCTCAACGCTTACACCAGCTTCGATCAAACCGTTTACATGCTGGAAGTGCCCACCGATTCATTGCCCTTAATTCGTCAGGCCTTTCAGATAGTGGAAGACTGGGCGCACAATGTGCTCTACGATCCGCAAGAAATCGACCGTGAGCGGGGCGTGGTCATTGAAGAATGGCGCAGAGGGCGCGGCGCGTATCAGCGTGTGCGTGATCAATTTTTGCCCGTTTTATTTAAAGAATCTCGTTACGCAAAACGCCTGCCCATCGGTAAAAAAGAAATTCTGGAGACTTTTCCGCATGAGGTTCCTCTCAATTTTTACAAAAAGTGGTACCGGCCGGAATTGATGGCCGTTATTGTGGTTGGCGATTTCGATCCGCAAACACTTAAAGATTTAACGCTGGAACATTTTTCGAACCTGCAGAATCCGCCGAATGCTCCCGAACGCGTCTATTATCCGGTGCCGCCGCAAAACCGGACCATTTTTAGCCTGGCTAAAGATCCTGAATTGCCGGTGGCGCAGATTGAGATCGATTACAAAAGAGACCCGGACACGGCGCGCGTTGTGGCAGATTACCGCAAAAGTTTGATGGAGAGCATGATCAGCCAGATGCTGAGCAAACGACTGCAGGAATACACCTCCAGGCCGAATCCGCCCTTTAACTATGCGTACAGTTCCATGATGCGCCTGGTTCAGACTAAAGAGATTTTTACCATTGCCTGCGCGGCGCGTAGCGAAGATATTCTTTCTGGTTACAAAACGCTGTTAATCGAGTCCAGACGAGCCCTGGAGCACGGCTTTACGCCTTCTGAGCTGGAACGCCAGAAAAAGTCCATTTTGAGTTATCTAAAAAAAGCATTTAATGAACGAGATAAACAAAATTCTAAAAAATTGATTGAAGAATACACGCGCCATGTTCTGTACATGGAATCGGTGCCGGGCATTGAAAAAGAATTTGAGATTGTCAAACAAATCCTGCCGGGAATATCCCTTGCCGAGATCAATCAACTGACCGGAGAACTGTTGCAAAACCCCGATCGCGTCATTGCCGTGATGGGGCCGGACAAAGAGGGCGTGTACTTTCCCACTGAAGATACTTTGAAGACCATTCTGGCCGCGGTGGATACGATGAAGATCGCCCCTTATGTGGATCAAAAGATTGCCAAACAGTTGGTCGATAAGCAGATTACTCCCGGCAGCGTGGTAAAAGAGATCAATCATTCCGATATTGGCGTTATTGAATGGCGCTTAAGCAACGGAGCGCGTATTCTGCTAAAACCGACCGATTTTAAAAACGACGAAATTTTGATGAATGGTTTTAGCTTTGGCGGATATTCGCTGGCGCCCGACAGCATTTACGATTCGGCCAGATTCAGTTCGGCCATTGCCAGCGCATCGGGACTGGGTAAGTTCAATCGCATTCAATTGCGCAAGTTTCTGGCAGGCAAAGTCGTTCGTTTAAATGCCGGTATTTCCAAAGATACGGAGGAATTTAACGGCTCTTCTTCCGTAAAGGATTTTGAGAGCCTGCTGCAAATGGTTTACCTGAATTTTGTATCGCCCCGTTTCGACTCCACGGCCTTTCAATCGCTGATAGCTCGCCAGAAAAGCTGGTTAAAAAACAAAGAGCTGGATCCGGAAGCGGTTTACAACGATTCGCTGATTGTGTGGCTAACTCAGCGCCATCCCCGTTATTTGCCAGTTAACGAACAAACGCTTTCGCGCATCCGGTTGAAGCCGGCGGCAGATTTTTACCGTCAGCGCTTTGATAATCCGGGCGATTTTACCTTTATTTTTGTCGGCAGCTTTAAGCCGGAGACGATCCGGCCGTTGCTTGAAACTTACATCGGCGGTATTCCTGGCCATGAGGAAAGAGAGAAATGGGGCAGCCAGGATTATACCCCGCCCGATCAGGTGGTCGAAAAACGGCTTTACAAGGGCGTTGATCCTAAAAGCGTTAATACCATTATCTTCAGCGGGCCCTTTAACTGGTCGTTTGAAAATGTGCGCAAAGGACTGTTTATGGCCGACATTTTAGAAATTAAATTGCGCGAGCGAATTCGTGAGGCAGAAAGCGGCACCTACAGCATTAGCGTACGCGGAAAATTTTACCATATTCCCCGACAGCGCTATGAGCTATTGATCCGCTTTTCCTGTGATCCAAAGCGCGTGGAAGAGCTGACCGCAGATGTTTTTCAACAGATCGACAGCCTGCTTCAATTTGGCCCGCAGGAAAAGGATTTACAAAAAGTGCGTGAAATGTATTTAAAAGATTATGAAGAAGGGTTGAAACAAAACGGTTTCTGGCGTTCACGTTTGCACTATTCATTGTTTCATCAAATTCCGTTCGATCATGTTTTACGGATGGATGATATTTACCGCTCGATTACATTGCAAGATGTACACCAGATGGCGAAAGAGTTACTGAATAAAAAACGATATTTACGAGCGGTGCTTTTACCGGAAAAGTTAAACTAA